Proteins encoded by one window of Bryobacteraceae bacterium:
- a CDS encoding reverse transcriptase domain-containing protein, translating into MGNLWPQVVAWDNVLNAALAAARGKRRRADVTQFLADLEPNVCELQRELEAGSYRPGPYRTFRILDPKPRQISAAAFRDRVVHHALTRVLEPIFEARFTHASFASRKGFGQHAALRKARSACAQYPYVLKCDVRKYFPSIDHSILAGLLARSVKCVRTLDLAGRIIDGSNEQEPAEAYFEGDTLFTPFERRRGLPIGNQTSQFFANVYLNPLDHFVLRELRPALYLRYVDDFVLFGENKRALTRMRAAIADFLAGLRLRLHDGKSRVYRCRDGIPFLGWRLYPDRARLPHPHVTRVRRRLRGMSRDYHSGLIEFAKVQERVSAWLGHAKFGSTWRLRTQLFRTLTLVGAERGRACVARGLLEQQS; encoded by the coding sequence GTGGGTAACCTCTGGCCGCAAGTGGTGGCGTGGGATAACGTCCTGAACGCGGCGTTGGCGGCAGCGCGAGGCAAGCGCCGCCGGGCCGATGTGACGCAGTTTCTCGCGGATCTCGAGCCGAACGTGTGTGAGCTGCAACGCGAGCTCGAAGCCGGGTCGTATCGCCCCGGCCCGTACCGCACGTTCCGGATTCTCGACCCGAAGCCACGGCAGATCTCGGCCGCGGCGTTTCGCGACCGGGTGGTGCATCACGCCCTTACGCGCGTGCTGGAGCCAATCTTCGAAGCGCGATTCACGCATGCCTCGTTCGCGTCGCGCAAGGGGTTCGGGCAGCACGCAGCTCTACGGAAGGCTCGCTCGGCGTGCGCTCAGTATCCGTACGTTCTAAAGTGCGATGTGCGCAAGTATTTTCCGTCGATCGATCATTCGATCCTGGCCGGTCTGCTCGCTCGCTCAGTGAAGTGCGTCCGCACGCTGGACCTCGCCGGACGCATCATTGACGGCTCCAACGAGCAGGAGCCCGCCGAGGCGTATTTCGAAGGCGACACGCTTTTCACGCCCTTCGAGCGCCGGCGCGGGCTGCCGATCGGGAACCAGACGTCGCAATTCTTCGCCAATGTGTACCTGAACCCGCTTGACCATTTCGTACTCCGGGAACTCCGCCCGGCTCTCTATCTACGATATGTGGATGACTTCGTGCTCTTCGGCGAAAACAAGCGCGCACTCACGCGGATGCGCGCCGCAATCGCCGATTTTCTGGCGGGGCTGCGCCTGCGGCTCCACGACGGTAAGAGCCGCGTCTATCGCTGCCGCGACGGCATCCCGTTCCTCGGCTGGCGATTGTACCCGGACCGGGCGCGCCTCCCTCACCCGCACGTAACGCGAGTGCGGCGCAGACTCCGCGGGATGAGTCGCGACTATCACTCGGGGCTGATCGAGTTCGCGAAAGTGCAGGAGCGGGTTTCGGCGTGGCTGGGTCATGCGAAGTTCGGGAGCACGTGGCGGCTTCGGACGCAGTTGTTCCGAACGCTTACACTGGTTGGAGCGGAACGTGGCCGGGCGTGTGTTGCGCGGGGGCTCCTGGAACAACAATCCTAG